A single genomic interval of Lepisosteus oculatus isolate fLepOcu1 chromosome 12, fLepOcu1.hap2, whole genome shotgun sequence harbors:
- the LOC107078830 gene encoding zinc finger protein 329, with protein sequence MTTMNNSSYSLPTMVPNSSVLDTMSIGSSTPVSGGEEGQAVLVSRPYKCSECGRSFAQLTELELHEMSHAAERPYTCDLCGKTFAQTSALTKHQRVHTGEKPYKCPACDKCFALSSGLVLHKRIHTGERPHSCPLCAKTFISSSHLALHLRSHTGERKYKCSICGKLFLQSSHLVRHKAIHTGEKPFKCPECGKNFGRASHLKTHRRLHTGEKPFKCSECDKAFTQKAGLIMHQRLHTGERPFKCDRCGKAFRSSAHLMSHQALESGERNFRCAQCDKAFKSASSLKQHEKTHESREPYRCGVCHRSFARSSYLQLHMRTHSGERPYHCMVCNKTYAKMATFERHCRQHQQENGDEAVGDDEDEDVEVKRKPQPSPAPPSEVNTRAKTRAKAKGKKGK encoded by the coding sequence ATGACAACGATGAACAACAGCAGCTACTCCCTGCCCACCATGGTTCCCAACAGCTCAGTGCTGGACACCATGTCCATTGGCAGCAGCACCCCGGTTTCCGGCGGAGAAGAGGGTCAGGCTGTGCTCGTGAGCCGGCCTTACAAGTGCTCTGAGTGTGGGCGCTCCTTCGCCCAGCTGACGGAGCTGGAGCTCCACGAGATGTCCCACGCCGCCGAGCGGCCGTACACCTGCGATCTGTGCGGCAAGACGTTCGCCCAGACCTCCGCGCTCACCAAGCACCAGCGGGTGCACACCGGGGAGAAGCCGTACAAGTGCCCGGCGTGCGACAAGTGCTTCGCCCTCTCCTCGGGCCTGGTGCTGCACAAGCGCATCCACACGGGCGAGCGGCCGCACAGCTGCCCGCTGTGCGCCAAGACCTTCATCTCCTCCTCCCACCTGGCCCTGCACCTGCGCTCGCACACCGGCGAGCGCAAGTACAAGTGCAGTATCTGCGGGAAGCTCTTCCTGCAGTCTTCCCACCTCGTGCGCCACAAGGCCAtccacacgggggagaagcccTTCAAATGCCCCGAATGTGGGAAGAACTTTGGCCGGGCTTCCCACCTGAAGACGCACCGCCGCCTGCACACGGGCGAGAAGCCCTTCAAGTGCTCCGAGTGCGACAAGGCCTTCACCCAGAAGGCCGGGCTGATCATGCACCAGAGGCTCCACACGGGCGAGCGACCGTTCAAGTGCGACAGATGCGGCAAGGCCTTCCGTTCCTCGGCCCACCTGATGTCCCATCAAGCCCTGGAGTCCGGGGAACGCAACTTCCGGTGCGCCCAGTGTGACAAGGCCTTCAAGTCGGCCTCCTCCCTCAAGCAGCACGAGAAGACGCACGAGAGCCGGGAGCCATACCGATGTGGCGTGTGCCACCGCTCCTTCGCCCGCTCCTCCTACCTGCAGCTGCACATGCGCACCCACAGCGGCGAGCGGCCCTACCACTGCATGGTCTGCAACAAGACCTACGCCAAGATGGCCACCTTCGAGCGCCACTGCCGGCAGCACCAGCAGGAGAACGGGGACGAGGCGGTGGGCGATGACGAGGACGAGGACGTGGAGGTTAAGCGCAAGCCGCAGCCCTCCCCTGCCCCGCCGTCTGAGGTCAACACCAGGGCCAAAACGAGGGCCAAAGCAAAAGGCAAGAAGGGAAAGTAA